From the genome of Anabrus simplex isolate iqAnaSimp1 chromosome X, ASM4041472v1, whole genome shotgun sequence, one region includes:
- the LOC136886279 gene encoding uncharacterized protein, whose protein sequence is MNLVLTLALLLAVLVVFSAQAEEEEEENQWPYLIHLDSCEVNVDPSYGSGKCKTRKPKGEKVRKMTLTLDVRQEILGNVQVSMVAKLKNNGNWVKNYESEPKDFDSYYTQNQDLLDSIYKFGNLTTCPIQPGTYIIKEYLVDETKFPEKLECGEYMMELLIRFGTTDIAVIKVGAFVECQ, encoded by the exons ATGAATCTGGTCTTAACATTAGCCCTTCTCCTGGCAGTCCTTGTGGTCTTCTCGgcacaagcagaagaagaagaagaagaaaatcaatgGCCG TACCTTATCCATCTTGACAGCTGCGAGGTAAATGTGGATCCCAGTTACGGAAGCGGAAAATGCAAAACTAGGAAGCCTAAAGGAGAAAAGGTCAGGAAAATGACACTTACATTGGATGTCCGTCAAGAGATACTGGGTAACGTTCAG GTCAGTATGGTAGCGAAACTCAAGAACAATGGGAATTGGGTGAAAAACTACGAATCTGAGCCTAAGGATTTTGATAGTTACTACACACAGAATCAAGATCTCTTGGACAGCATTTACAAGTTTGGTAACCTTACAACATGTCCTATACAACCG ggtacttacatcaTCAAGGAATATCTTGTAGACGAAACCAAGTTTCCTGAGAAATTAGAGTGTGGAGAGTACATGATGGAACTGTTGATACGATTCGGCACAACTGACATAGCAGTAATCAAGGTAGGGGCGTTTGTTGAATGTCAATAA